A stretch of Vibrio maritimus DNA encodes these proteins:
- the greA gene encoding transcription elongation factor GreA: MEKVPMTVRGEQQLREELDRLLKLRPQISEAIAEARELGDLKENAEYHAAREEQGICEAQIRDIEYKLSVAQVIDVTKLDNTGKIIFGSTVTLIDIDTDAEQTYQIVGDDEADIKSGRISVSSPIARGLIGKMEGDEVTIVTPGGQKDFEIDKVAYV; this comes from the coding sequence ATGGAAAAGGTTCCAATGACTGTACGTGGCGAACAGCAGCTACGTGAAGAGCTAGATCGTCTACTTAAACTTCGTCCACAGATTTCTGAAGCAATTGCAGAAGCGCGTGAACTTGGTGACCTGAAAGAGAACGCAGAATATCACGCGGCTCGTGAAGAGCAGGGCATCTGTGAAGCCCAAATTCGTGATATTGAATACAAGCTGTCGGTAGCGCAAGTTATCGATGTGACTAAGCTAGATAACACAGGCAAGATCATCTTTGGCTCTACTGTGACTCTCATTGATATCGATACGGATGCTGAGCAAACTTACCAAATCGTGGGTGATGACGAAGCTGATATTAAATCTGGTCGCATCTCAGTAAGCTCACCGATCGCGCGTGGCCTTATCGGTAAAATGGAAGGTGACGAAGTAACTATCGTAACTCCTGGTGGTCAAAAAGACTTCGAAATCGACAAGGTAGCTTACGTTTAA
- the yhbY gene encoding ribosome assembly RNA-binding protein YhbY — MNLSTKQKQHLKGLAHALKPVVLMGANGLTEAVLAEIEIALDHHELIKVKVASEDRETKLLIIDAIVRETKAEKVQVIGKTLVLYRQSEQKKIELPRK; from the coding sequence ATGAACCTAAGCACCAAACAAAAACAGCACCTAAAAGGCCTAGCACACGCACTGAAACCCGTTGTGCTTATGGGCGCAAATGGACTAACAGAGGCTGTTCTAGCGGAAATCGAAATCGCTCTTGACCACCACGAACTGATCAAAGTGAAGGTGGCGTCAGAAGACCGTGAAACTAAACTGCTGATTATCGACGCTATTGTGCGCGAAACGAAAGCGGAAAAAGTTCAGGTTATCGGTAAGACTCTTGTTCTTTACCGTCAGTCAGAGCAAAAGAAAATCGAACTGCCACGCAAGTAA
- the rlmE gene encoding 23S rRNA (uridine(2552)-2'-O)-methyltransferase RlmE — MSKQKHSASSGRWLKEHFDDKYANEARRKGYRSRAIFKIEEIQNKDKLLKPGMTVVDLGAAPGGWSQYAAKVVGDEGQVIACDLLPMDPISGVSFLQGDFREEAVLDALLERIQPDMVDVVMSDMAPNMAGNLSVDQPRAMYLVELALDMCHQTLAPGGSFVVKVFQGEGFDEYVKQVREAFKVVKIRKPDSSRARSREVFIVANGFKG; from the coding sequence ATGAGTAAGCAAAAACATTCGGCCAGTTCTGGTCGTTGGCTAAAAGAGCATTTTGATGATAAATATGCCAACGAGGCCAGAAGAAAAGGCTATCGTTCACGTGCTATCTTTAAGATTGAAGAGATTCAAAATAAAGATAAGCTACTGAAACCTGGGATGACTGTGGTTGACCTTGGTGCTGCTCCTGGTGGGTGGTCTCAATACGCAGCCAAAGTCGTTGGCGATGAAGGGCAGGTGATTGCCTGTGACTTGTTGCCAATGGATCCTATCTCTGGTGTGAGCTTCCTTCAGGGCGATTTTCGTGAAGAAGCGGTGCTCGATGCACTACTAGAAAGAATCCAACCGGATATGGTCGACGTAGTAATGTCTGATATGGCTCCGAACATGGCAGGAAACTTATCTGTCGATCAGCCTAGAGCAATGTATCTTGTTGAACTAGCATTAGATATGTGTCATCAAACTTTAGCACCTGGCGGCAGTTTCGTCGTGAAAGTGTTCCAAGGCGAAGGATTTGATGAATACGTAAAACAGGTACGTGAAGCCTTCAAAGTGGTGAAGATTCGCAAGCCTGACTCATCTAGAGCTCGCTCTCGTGAGGTGTTTATTGTGGCTAATGGTTTCAAAGGCTGA